DNA sequence from the Uloborus diversus isolate 005 chromosome 1, Udiv.v.3.1, whole genome shotgun sequence genome:
ACTCTGAGATGatattgataataatattttttaaaaaatgataatgcatggaatttgaaaaaaaaaaaaaaaaggtagaaaaataTGACACTGTAATCAAACActtcaaaaacaagaaaatttcaaCTTGTTTTGATctcaattaggttcatattcttagaaaatatgttaagaaaaaagaaaagttccaATGATTTCAGATGAAAATGGTGGGTTTGGTAATGCCCACCAGCAACAAGTTCTAGCGGCGACCACTCATGAACAGCAGTTTCTAACTCCACTAtttctggtggaaatgactttaaaaaaattactaagtgtatttcaaaagatgaataaaatatccgcCAAGTTTGTACAAATTCAAATTATTCCttccctgtttaaaaaaaattacggaaaacactaaaatttcagcCTCCTAAGTTTGTCTTCCTCTTAATGCCACTTTTGACTCGAGCATTGTTTATCGCTATGGAAAGCTTACAGTTGTGTCCGATTTCAATGACATTCAGAGAGATAACATTGcattaatttttcctaatttatgtggtaattatgagaaaattaatACCGAGTTTCACTGGAAAATCAATTTTCTTCATAGTTCAACTATCAGTTAATGTTATAGTAGTGGATACTCTTGCATGGATGTTTAaagttagagttttttttttttttttttggtgcaatgaGAGTCAGATTTTAACATGTGACAGGAAGTGATGTCATAAATTATATCACTAGTTTCTAGCTTACATTCTTAGTTTATCTTctttaatgctttatttttttcttgtgattCAATTTAGATTTCCCTTTCCAAAATCTTCTAACTTGAAATAATTCCTTTCCAAATGTCAAACCATCACCATCTTTCTtacaaaaatttcaactttgtttaGAATCGAGGAATTGAACCTTCAGTTTACACATTTTGAGTTTGAAGGCAATTTGTAGAAATCTACCTTGGACTCTTACAGAGCATCCATTGTTTAATATTATGACAACACTTGCCAAGACGCTCAAAAAGCGTGACATCTCCATACTggactgttcaaaattaaagatttacCTTTTAGAAATTGTTTCACTGAAAGCAAGATAAGTTTTATAAAATATCAAGTCCTGTAACTCAGTAGTTCctaagtaaattaaatatttcttgctattttgtttccaaaaatgttgccCTTTTTATCTTTCCTTTTCAATATTCTCAACACCATGAGAGAAACTTTTAAAAGGGTAATTTTGCTCTTTCTTCACATTGCTtttcttcaaaatgcttctggtGTAGTTCTCGCTGATTCTTCTATAAAATgtcctcctgaatccaaatatgtcCACCGTTTTCCCTCTGCACGTCGCACTTTTGGAAATTCTGCCCCcagtttttttcagtttttgacagtttcttagccattatttttatttaatgggaAAAGGAGCATTATATTAGTCATTAGACGTGGACAAtgttgttctttttaatgatccgttcatcagaggaccgtttattcttttgatccgttcattcaacttgTTCGTTTGAACGACTTCGTTTGTTTAAAAAGTTGCAGGTAATCTGTCTTCACAACATACTCACATACAGTCgtaatgtttcattagatcaataatcttctttgaagaaaaaataactaaaatcatctaaaagtaagaaaatatgcctatgaaaaatgaattttaaaaaaaagtttttttaggtttagatgcataaagcaattatagttcattttgtaagtatttctcagttgccaaatggtaagatatgtttttcattccaaaaatcgcaggtttCATTTCAGCATCTCACAAAATTAAGTTGttaaattttactgtattaaaaaaaataaataaataaataatttgtttttaacgtCAGAAGATTTGCAAAATTGAATTTACTTGAAAATACTTCCctaattctaaatagaaatatatcTCCAAGCATAGTATGGTCACAGAtgaaggtaaaacaaacaaaaataataataaaaacaataattttgaatacgtacttttggttgcatttcagaaaatgtaaatcataaaataaatgaaagagacaactaatatatatatatatatatatatatatatatatatatatatatatatatatatatatatatatatatatatatatatatatatatatatatatatatatatgtggtgccgactctggtacatCCTGGTACACTTGCATAGCCATTCTTACcttttagctttcttgtatgtaaaactcgccaagagatgatGACGTAGAGTCCGGTGACAGAACGAACAGCaccaagggcggtaaaactttttgattagtgaatCACTTCGATGAGACGTAAGACGTGGtataaagacgagcagcaagacggctgcactccTGCATTGAAAtcacttttgtaaatattaattatgtgtagtttagttatcattaaatgtttagtatcTAGCTGTCATCAATGAGTGGTTTTATaagtgaatacaagcattttcatagttattgcAAGTAGCTCGGCTGTCCCACAAAAAATTCAGAAGCGAGATATCGATATGAGGGAACGCCTacacgaaaattattttggaCTTTTATATGTTTGAAAGTGTGATTAACCGGAAAACTAATTGATactgtttccgaaaaaaaaaaaaaaaaaaagaacttagtgaAATGTGACTGTGCCTTGTGAACTATCTGAAATTCTCTGTTGGATTATTTGATTTCAAGCATCCGGAAAAGGGGTGAGTGAattgtgaatttattttcttcaaatatgcaattgaaagagattaaaaacattgaatttgcgctcagaaactttaagcgagaaaaaatagtgcttctccaccgttttatattttctgataacGGGGACAGTTCCAATCGAAAGCGCTTaagaaattttacgggatttgaataaaacccagaatcagatgaattcaaaaataaattaaaagacattgagaaaaaattttctcttaacgaaataataactattgcaaattttttgaacattccctTGGAAGGAAATAAATCTGAGTTAGCAAAAATCATTCTCTCCTTTCTGACAGATATTACTGCGCTGGTAAAGCTTGCCGAACCTTCCGAGTCAGAAGATGACTCATTCTCGGATCATCTGCAGTCCGGTGAGAACGAGGAAGTTATTAGTGACGATTTAGCCGttggaattgaaaacaaagtagcaccgccgcctgtaattaattattctgattcaggcaatgttttggctacgagctatcttttacattattctgatattgaacactccctgccgaaatttaatgcagaaccgcatgagaacatttcttcttgggtagaaacttttgaaagtgtttctaagttatttaaccttactgaagttcaaaaatttatttttgctaaacgtTGTTTTGGAGGAAATGCCGCAGTATTTATCAAAaccgaacaaaatattaattcatatgaaaaattaaagaaagcgctaatcagcgaatattccacacaagttaattcggcttcgcttcatagtttaatgagcgagcgtaaaatgcgacattctgagactacgcaagagaatattttttaaagatgaaacaattggCTCTTTCTGGACGTATTGATGACATATCTCTTATCAGTTATGTAATAAAGGGAATTCAAGATAAACCGGAAAGTAAAACAATTCCTTATGGTGCGCgtgatataaatgattttaaagaaaagctcaaagtatacgaagtaatgaaaaatgatttagctagAAATGAGAAACCTTTCGACAGAACCAAGCTGAAAATGTCAAATGATGATCGCAGGGGTGCAAGTGACTAAGTGTGGTTTGGGAGCAGGAAAAATTCCATTTGGGAGCAACAGTATCGTGTTTGGGAGCAGGCTCGAATAATACACATAATACCTCTCATAAACACACATTTAtggtaatttaaatattttcattttaactaaGCATTAACATTCTAAATTTCAATAGTTAtagttttaaaatactaaaagatgTTATTGCAATAGGTGAACAGCAAAATGCTTCGCAGTTCGATACTTcaattttaggaaaaataatattgaaattgcAACATTTGTTCAAACTCGGAACAAAATTATTAGggttgaataaaattaaaaagactagttaacacacaaaaaaaggattttaattgATTAGCAATATTCCACACACATGTTTTTCAGACATTCAAATTATAACcataataaaatgaaacatttctagaAAAAGAGCTCAGATTGCAAAGTTATTACAAAAATGGAAACAGAATATAaaacaaaagtactactttttgagTTTTTTAGGCAGATTCATTGCAAGTTGCTTTCGAACATTTTCCAACTCTGCTAAATTTGCAGTAATTCCAGATTTAGCTTCGGTTAAAAGAATTTGTCCACCTTCTATTATAGCCATATCTTTTTTTTCTATCCCAtcctgaatatttttttctgcactgGCCAACAGTTCTTGTGAAgcttttaatttctgttttattttattctcagCTTCTTGCAGTTCTGTGACCGAGTTCTCAGTTTCACGACAGCGTTTCTCaccttcattttctttctgaaCTCTTGTTGTGTAGTTTTTGTAAGCTGCACGTGCGGCTTTGATAATGTCcctattaactttaaatttttctattccgCCTATCCTAGTGATATGAGAATTAATTTGCCTCAAACCATTTACACTATAGCAATTTAAAGTTCCTCTATTGTCAAGAAGCTTTTTGTTCGTGCTAAAGCCTCTTTCAATATCTGCACTACCATGAGGCACACATAAAAAAGCTTGGAAAAGCTTAGTTACAAAAGGGTATTTTTTATTACCCAAATTgtcttttttatcaaaaaactttttccaaTATACATCAATTGGTATGTAATTATTGCTATTGCTTGACTCTGTAAGAATCTGGATACTTGACTCTTCTTCAGGTTCAGCTTGAATACGTATCCACTCATCTTTTAACAAAGAAACCTCTTCAGGCTTTACAATTGAAGTATTTGAAGCCAAGTATTTTATAGACAGAATGGATGTCTCCTCCATTTTCATTACTGGATGTAAAACTTGCAAATGGTATAATAACCTGTTGTCAAGTGGCAGGGTTTTAAGCAATTTCTTCCTGCACGCTAGATAAAAAGATCTGGCACCCAGATAAAATGATttcttttctgcatcagataatgtTGCCATTGCCTTTTGGGTGTCCAAACCGATGTCGATCGCTGAAGCAGTCTTCCAATATTCAGCTTTGCTGACATCTAATACCTTCAAGTCGGTTCCTGGCAAATTCTGGAAGAACAAATTAGTCAGAAAGCGCCCTAATAAAGTCTTCACTAAAGATACCATCTCATCATACAGAATATGGATAAGAGGGGCTTCTGTCTGGAAAAGACCCACAAACCTATTGAGAATGTCTGAAACATTTCTCAAAAAGAGGGCTTTTGGTAAAAGCGATTTGTCATGTAAAGCTTGTTTAATTCGCTTACAGCGAGCTCCATCTCTACTCTTTGAGCTTAGACCTTTTCGAAAGAAAGTATTGATCAACTCAAACATATCAATGAAGCGGATCAGTGATGTCTCTAAAGTAAGCCAACGACTACTAACATGTCGAACAAGAACTCTGTCGGCCACACTTAACTGCTCTTGCAGCTCTTTCAGATCGGCACTTTTGGCAgacgaatgtttaaaaaaataatacaagtcAACAATTAATAGTTCTACATCACCCCCGAAAACAGTTAAAGCTTTTGAAAAGCTGTTGTGGACCTTGTGAAGATTACAAGTCGAAACATCCAATATTTGAGGAATTTGGG
Encoded proteins:
- the LOC129218100 gene encoding uncharacterized protein LOC129218100 — translated: MNFFSDGGRSSKFNPDVLKECDMNGDLISIWCVSGYKPDEAICTFCNVAISCKHHGSAAVKRHSKTARHVTECEKHRDKDGVLKKTTQTRINYTNSRGIECEMSHGEKVSAAEIQFVVSLADKGIPYTFSDTATMLFPQMFTDSKIAKDFTCSRTKASYLISDGLGPYFKDQLLNEIRSSGSYYSIIVDETPLPEKRLQQMDVFVRFYSNISERVIAQHLQSFHIGHGTADVMFQCVREVFDQLPNEKLLCFFSDGPNVMKSLVAKVKAQIPQILDVSTCNLHKVHNSFSKALTVFGGDVELLIVDLYYFFKHSSAKSADLKELQEQLSVADRVLVRHVSSRWLTLETSLIRFIDMFELINTFFRKGLSSKSRDGARCKRIKQALHDKSLLPKALFLRNVSDILNRFVGLFQTEAPLIHILYDEMVSLVKTLLGRFLTNLFFQNLPGTDLKVLDVSKAEYWKTASAIDIGLDTQKAMATLSDAEKKSFYLGARSFYLACRKKLLKTLPLDNRLLYHLQVLHPVMKMEETSILSIKYLASNTSIVKPEEVSLLKDEWIRIQAEPEEESSIQILTESSNSNNYIPIDVYWKKFFDKKDNLGNKKYPFVTKLFQAFLCVPHGSADIERGFSTNKKLLDNRGTLNCYSVNGLRQINSHITRIGGIEKFKVNRDIIKAARAAYKNYTTRVQKENEGEKRCRETENSVTELQEAENKIKQKLKASQELLASAEKNIQDGIEKKDMAIIEGGQILLTEAKSGITANLAELENVRKQLAMNLPKKLKK